Below is a window of Entelurus aequoreus isolate RoL-2023_Sb linkage group LG07, RoL_Eaeq_v1.1, whole genome shotgun sequence DNA.
tgacccccctactgGGGTtaggtttacaaactttcagccccacctaaaacaaaattcaccagccgccactgattatgatgcagtctcattttaggcaaagtataagacaatactttcttaacagtataattgtaaccaggaataagtcttcaagtaacaatattcaaatactaacattgttgggtaagacagaatttggttttattctgaatccagtgaaacagattgatggttttagctgatataaagactttcaggtgtttatatatgtttatgttgaagtatttggcagacacttttatccaaagcgacatacataaaaaatacatataaaacaatcactgtaaacatgatcatttaatgGAAGAATGCAATTCAAAatttcaatacaaagtgtcaagacagaataaactctgctgctgcagcaagagatagtctataggtccctaagatatatagatatctaatgtaaaaaacaaactaaaacaaCTTAAATTCCTACAGTAAAGACAATAATTGTCtacccatgggtggatctacacctgacatccactgtaatgataccaagtacaatagctgatctagtcgatactatgattacatctatattttttatcgtcacaaaatcatttttcctttttaaaaaaattcctattatgtttataaactcagaaaatacgtccctggacacatgaggactttgaatatgaccaatatacgatcctgtaactacttggtatcggatcgatacctaaatgtgtggtatcatccaaaactaatgtaaagtatcaaacaacagaagaataagtgattataacattttaacagaagtgtagatagaacatgttaaaacagaaaataagcagatattaacagtaaatgaacaagtagattaataatcaatttttacagttcgtccctcataatgttgacaaaaaaaatagaatgataaatgacaatatgttactgcatacatcagcatactaattaggagcctttgtttgtttacttactactaaaagacaagttgtcttgtatgttcactattttatttaaagacaaacttgcaataagaaatacatgtttattaaaataaagctaataatgacatttgtattttgaaaagtatcgaaatacagtttggtaccggtaccaaaatactggtatcgagacaaccatacaccacacacacacgtacccCACACCCCCATCCCGTGCCTTCGACGCCTCACCCCACGTGGTTTGACGGAAAACTGGCAGCTTCGGGACGGATGCCCGCCACTGTccctcctgttgcaagtcttgtggtttctaTGTCAACATGCTTGTATATGCTACGGCTATCACGTTTCTTCCCCCCTTCTGCATCAGTCCACGCCACCTTCACCCTCAATAAGAGCTCAGTCTGagatctacttttttttttttttttttaactcaccctTCCCCGCATGTAcccttttcccaccttttacggggcgccgtaAATGGCGATCCTTCAGCGCTCCTGTATACGTTTAACAGAATAAAATAAGACAGCAGTTCAATTTAAATTACTTTATTGATAAAGTGTACACAACTACATCTGCTATACAAGTTTTTAAATATAAACATTCTTTCAATCAGAAATGCAGTCTTACATAGATAGATACAATAGCACCTCTAATAGTAAACACAGAATATGAAGCATGAAAGCTGATTTTGCGTAGCGTGGCATTCTGAAGTCGGACGGTCAGGGCAGATTGTTGGTCCAAACGGGCGCTCACTCACCAGCTGGGCATGAGCCAGTTCAAGCCCTTCAAGGCCACTTCGAACCCCAGGAAACAGGCCTGGGcagggagagagagagcgagTAAGTACTCCCCCGGCGGACTGGGTGCAGGCGGTGTAGGAGTTTTACTGCGTTGGCTGGGAAGGCTCGGAGAAAGACGGCGTTGAAGCCTTTGTAGAGCGCCTTGGGTCCTTCTTCCCGGAGCAGCGTCCTCAAGACGTCCGCCAGTCCTCTGTACTTGCCGTCCGCAGCTGTTAAACACCACTCAGTTAACCGCCTTAGTCGCCGGGTGCTTGGTCTAGAAaatcggcttgcatgtaaaatatcCGATATCAGCtccgatacaatcagtcctgcagacaCTTACAAAGTCTTCAAGTGTAACTGGCCTGGTGCAGTCCCGAGATGAGCGTGCTAGCTACGGAGCGATCAACCcgatagccagcactgctctttAGGTTGTCAGGCAGTGAGGATTACCAACCCacacatggcccagccacactggctggcctccGTTACACTCACCGCCCTAAACCTCACTCTTATCCAGGTCACGGTGCCACTATAACCCGCCTGGTTCAGTCCGTACTTGTTCTGTTCTGCACGAGCTATCAACCTGATTGCCTGCACTGCTCTTGAGATTGTCAGGGAGTGAGAATTACCTACATACACAAGGCCCAGCTACACTGGCTGGCCTCCGCTACACTCACCGCCCTAAAACTCACTCTCATccaggtcacggcaccactgtaacctGCCTGGTTCAGTCTCTATTTTTTCTATTCCGCCCGGGACTCAAACCTAGGTCATTCACATGAAAGACAAGTATGCTATCGAGCTACTAACCcgatagccagcactgctcttgaggttgtcagggagtAAGATTTACCAACCCACAGTTGGCCATgccacactggctggcctccGCTACACTCACCGCCCTAAaactcactctcatccgggtcacggcaccactgtaacctGCCTGGTTCAGTCCCTACTTTTTCTGTTCCGCCCGAGCTATCAACCTgatagccagcactgctcttgaggttgtcagggagtAAGTTTTACAAACCTACAATTGGCCCTGCCACACTGGCTGCCCTCTGCTACACTCACTGCCCTAAAACTCACTCTCATccaggtcacggcaccactgtaacccgCCTGGTTCAGTCCGTACTTTTTCTGTTCTGCACGAGCTATCAACCTGATTGCCTGCACTGCTCTTGAGATTGTCAGGGAGTGAGAATTACCTACATACACAAGGCccagccacactggctggcctccGCTACACTCACCGCCCTAAaactcactctcatccgggtcacggcaccactgtaacctGCCTGGTTCAGTCCCTACTTTTTCTGTTCCGCCCGAGCTATCAACCGGATtgccagcactgctcttgaggttgtcagggagtAAGTTTTACAAACCTACAGTTGGCTCTGCCACACTGGCTGCCCTCTGCTACACTCACTGCCCTAAAACTCACTGTCatctgggtcacggcaccactgtaacctGCCTGGTTCAGTCCCTACTTTTTCTGTTCCACCCGAGCTATCAACCTGATtgccagcactgctcttgaggttgtcagggagtgaggacTACCAACATACACAAGGCCCAGCCACACTGGCTGCCCTCCGCTACACCCACTGCCCTAAAACTCACTCTCattcgggtcacggcaccactgtaacctGCCTGGTTCAGTCCCTACTTTTTCTGTTCTGCACGAGCTATCAACCTgatagccagcactgctcttgaggttgtcagggagtTAGATTTACCACACTGGCTGGCCTCCGCTACACTCACCGCCCTAAatctcactctcatccgggtcacggcaccactgtaacccgCCTGGTCCAATCCCTACTCTTTCTGTTCCGCCCGAACTATCAACCTGATAGCCAGCGctgctcttgaggttgtcagggagtgaggtttaccactcAGTTACACTCACCTCACTCTCATCCGTCTCACGGCACCACTATAACCCACTTGGTTCAGTCTCTACTTTTTCTGTTCCGCCAGGAACTCGGACCTAAGCCGTTTGCATGAACGACACACGTGCTGGCTACCGAGCCATCAACCTgatagccagcactgctcttgaggttgtcagCCACACTTGCCAGCCTACGTTACACACGGCAgacgcgtattagaaagtatccggtaaaaaatgtgtccgcatcattcaacttactgcgtcatgggcTTAgcctaatgaattattgtggccaccatGTGTCgctaaaaacaattaccactccacttcaacttaaagacagcaaatAGGTGAGTATTTGtcatctgtttgactaatttcctaTGATCAAGTCTTTTCTAACTGATAAAACTGTGTGATTTTTGCGGGTATCGTATCGGACTGATATCGGTTTTGTCTTGGAAGTGAAAAAGGCGGAGTCACCGGTCTGAAAGTTGGATTTGAGGACATCCGGGGGCAGCGCAATGGTCCAGTTCAAGAGTCCGGCCACGCCTCCAGCGAGCAGGATGTAAGCGGCGCCGAGCTGGGAAACGCTAAAACACACACATCAAAACCACGTTTTCGGACCACGCCATTGTTTTCATCTTTAGCCTTTTCACGGCGACTGACCTTTGACCCTCCGGGGTCAGGAGGTTTTTGAGGTATTCGTACGTCAGGAAGTAGAGACCGTTAGAAGGCACGTCTGGCAGAGAGGGAAGACGATGTGCACTTTGGACATGACACAAGGGGGCGCTTATGACCTAACTGCTAATACATCAAATAAAGATGATAAAGCATGGAcggccaaatgggacaaagttaaataaatacatcttcaaATAATTACAGAAATGTTtctttaattatttatatttggaattaaatacaagtatgttattaaatgtgtaatcaatttattaaatgtaaaaaaacattattcAATTCTTTAATTAATCATTCAGGATTCATTTAATAATGCCCTTAATGACACACTCAAGTAatcatttaaagatgtatttatttatttaatcttgTCCCATATATCACctgtcaaagtcagtgggcggggcttacaCAAATCTGTACCAATCATTGCGCGTGGAAGTACTGGgtaaccaatcaggtgttaggatccgcccactgactttgaagACTTAGTttgaaaaatataataaatccATGGAGTGCTGTCAAGTGCCAAATGAGAGAAATAAATGAGTACATTTTTGAATCATCacctaaatgtgtcattaaattaattaattaataataaatcattttgatgggcctgctatctgtgccttggacctctggccgggggttgcCGGAAGCAGACGTACTTTTacgatggtgccgagtgtctgaatctgtgagttttaggtgtaactgtacaaaatgagctacagagctagcctaaaacattagcgcacattaaaatgctaacacttagcatgtgtgccaACGATggcattggcatgctaacagttagcatgtctcacattaTCAACTGAtatggctgtaaggtgtatggctgcagaagtagagaaaaaagtgaaaaataggccaaaaaaaagttagcatgctaacgtttgcatgctaacagttaacaagtgtcacatagcaagttatatgactctggggtaaacggttgcaaatttAGCTCAaaacgttatcatgctaatgttagcatgctagcaagctaacattagcatgctatcagttagaaTGTgtgacataccaagttatatgactgtaaggtgtatggctgtggaagtagagaaaaaaagtgcaaaaaaaggccaaaaaaaagttagcatgctaatattagcttactagcatgctaacttttgcatgctaacagtatcacataccaagttatatgactctggattCAACGGTTGCAAATTTAGCTCAAAACGTtatcatactaatgttagcatgcttgcaAGCGAACGTTGGCATGCTATCAGCTAGCATGCTATcagctagcatgtgtcacgtacctcTGATGAGCGTCAGCACGGTTCCTTTGTAGACGCTGCGGATGCCCTGCTCCTTGTAGAGCCGCACGGCGCAGTCGAGGGGACCGGAATATTTGGACACGCCCCCGCCAGCCTGCACCTACGACACACAGCACATTTCAGGTCTACGTGcagaacaggggtctcaaacctGCAGCCCATATTTTGCGGCCCTCTACTTAACTTCATAGTttaatgcacaggtgtcaaactcagggcCCGGGGCCACATCtgacccgtcacatcattttatatggcctggaGACAACACGTTGCTATCTATATACATTTCTgcagaataaaatacataaaatactatTTAAACTACTATATCATCTAAtgatgcaacaaatattatattatcatacaaccaccaaaaccagtgaagttggcacgttgtgtaaatggtaaataaaaacagaatacaatgatttgcaaatccttttcaacttatattcaatagaatacactgcaaagacaagatatttaacgttcaaactgaaaaactttattttttgcaaatattagctcatttggaatttcatgcctgcaacatgtttaaaaaaaagttggcacaagtggcaaaaaagactgagaaagttgaagaatgctcatcgaacacttatttggaacatcccacaggtgaacaggctaattgggaacaggtgggtgccatgattgggtataaaagcagcttccatgaaatgctcagtcattcacaaacaaggatggggcgagggtcaccactttgtgaacaaatgcatgagcaaattgtccaacagtttaagaacaccatttctcaaccagctattgcaaggaatttagggatttcaccatctacggtccgtaatatcatcaaaaggttcagagaacctaGAAcattcactgcacgtaagcgatgatattacggaccttcgatccctcaggcggcactgcatcaacaagcgacatcagtgtgtaaaggatatcaccacatgggctcaggaacacttcagaaaaccactgtcagtaactacagttggtcgctacatctgtaagtgcaagttaaaactctactatgcaaagccaatgccattgatcaacaacacccagaaacgccgccggtttcgctgggcccgagctcatctaagatggactgatgcaaagtggaaaagtgttatgtggtctgacgagtccacatttcaaattgtttttggaaacattGGAGGTCGtgccctccggaccaaagaggaaaataccatctggattgttctaggcgcaaagttgaaaagccagcatctgtgatggtatgggggtgtattagtgtccaaggcatgggtaacttacacatctgtgaaggcaccattaatgctgaaaagtacatacaggttttggagcgacatatgttgccatccaagcaacgttaccatggacgcccctgcttatttcagcaagacaatgccaagccacgtgttacaacagcgtggcttcatagtaaaagagtgcgggtactagactggcctgcctgtagtccagacctgtctcccattggaaatgtgtggcccattatgaagcctaaaataccacaaacaaAGTATttacttaagttgtacatcaagcaagaatgggaaagaattccacttcaaaaatgtgtctcctctgagtgttgttaaaaggaaaggccatgtaacacagtggtaaaaatgccactgtgacaacttttttgcaatgtgttgctgccattaaatt
It encodes the following:
- the si:dkey-150i13.2 gene encoding mitochondrial carnitine/acylcarnitine carrier protein, coding for MGNEPRVSPLKNFVAGGVGGACLLLAGHPLDTIKVRLQTQPKASCAQYVVYTGTYDCFRKTVSKEGLLGLYKGMGAPLVGVAPMMAISFFGFGLGKQLQQTDSGHPLTHAQIFLSGCLAGVFTTVIVAPGERIKCLLQVQAGGGVSKYSGPLDCAVRLYKEQGIRSVYKGTVLTLIRDVPSNGLYFLTYEYLKNLLTPEGQSVSQLGAAYILLAGGVAGLLNWTIALPPDVLKSNFQTAADGKYRGLADVLRTLLREEGPKALYKGFNAVFLRAFPANAACFLGFEVALKGLNWLMPSW